The genomic stretch gtaacgtaccgtaagtaaatacaaaacataagtaaatacgaaacataagtaaatacaaaacacaaatacgaaacataaataaatacgaaacaattaaaatgaaacgtaccgtgagtagtgtgcaggatccggtcaactgcctcgtcctccagttggaggcctcattcagcttctggtataggtatgccagagtagctgccccccagttccactggtgaacggtggtcaagtccatgaagtagcggaggtaggtcacgtcgacgtacctcgcactcttgtccacaaagatcgcagcgcttaccacatgcatgtaccagcaccggagagcgcagccacggtgataatatgtaaataggtcgtcacccgcatcctcggcttcggccgccaccaggtggtgctcgaaatagcgactcagtgtggtgaaccggatatgaggcccagatgtcgtgatgcactcatagtcagcaacttcgggctccatacccaaatagagcgccatccactgactggcttcgaccctctagatccgggagtgggtcaacagcgcccccctgatcggcaggtggagaagacactgcacattaTGCAAGGTGATCATCATCTCCctaaccggtaagtggaaagaagacgtctccttgtgccaccgctccacaaagaccccctgcatgtcgtggctgatggtggaataccccgtcatgcagagcccactaagccctgaagctctcaccgcgtcgttaaaccactcggcagtcggtttaaacagactgaaaaccttctgggcgtggttcaccattttcaacggctctctctcctgttacaaaaaaacaaataaaaaagtatgttaaatagaccgttaagaaaatattgaataaacgtctaaattataaacggttaaataatgtagtcgggcaaattataaaaaatacctctccctcccagatacgtcgagcgacgtgctcgcggtaggtaagcagcatggaagtgtcactgggccctcccgggtagccctcctcctgctcatcctcctccccgagtggagggtcaacatccggtacctcctccgcctcgtggtatgacactgccacctcttcctcctctcgctggcgggaagaagatacccgagccagacgactcctcgatccagatgtagaggtactctcgtccatctccacgggaactcgcacacgtcgtccccggccctgcccccgtccctgtgtcgacgccagctgcaccgccgcccgctcgcgtctagccgacgcagtctgggtctctctaccatgtctgatgcgtgctaggttgtctgacatgttcctgaaaacaattgaaatcgattaatatgcgagacaacataaagaactaaaaaaaaattgcacttctgatacaattcgaaagttcatttccgaaactgggaatggaggtgttttcggaaatgaacttccgaaacacccctgcaaggaagttttctgcaacttccatggcagaccgcCAAAACAAAGTTCAAAACTATGTTTAcacattctaaacaacctaaatatcagtaccaacctaacctaatacattttttgctatttgtaaacaccctaatatgaattttaatcatagatctaaaactcaaaatgcttaccgattgatgagattggagggcttttgaatgtagtataggaagcttattggagcctttgatgtagccttggaagtgtttgcacaaaatttctctggggttgtgtttgatgttgaattagggtaaatgaatgggggaggggggctgttttgcttaatctgcaaaacgcgcaatatttcggaaatgaacttccgaaatggtgttttcggaaatgcatttctgaaataagtcgaattttaaaataaaaaaaaaggcgctttcggagatgcatctccgaaaacacctttttcttgcatttcggaaatgcatttccgaagtcaggggcatatgtggtttttcaccaaaggtgacctagaaggttgaGAGGTGGACAAagaattttccttttaattttgtaCATTGATTGAGTGTTATGTGTATTCCATCCAAAAGCATATATTTTGTACATGTGTTTTAGATCGTGCAAACAATTTTTAAACTCTTGATCTTTTTTAAATGAACAAATATTTTAATCGGCAAGTTTGTATTATGATAGTCTTGTCCAACCGTAACTTATAATATTAGATTGGTTGATGTTGAACATGTGGCTCCATACACAAGATATGAGTGAAATTATGGAGGTTTGAAAAtctaatgtttaaaacaaaattgttttagaaattagagtttgaaaatattttatcaaaaacGTTTGAATAAATATGCAActgaaattaaaagaaaagaaattaaatgaaaaataaaggagATAAGGGAAGAGAAAATGACATCAAAAAATTGTAGAAATTCGGTCTAATGAAGTAATTCACTCCTCTTCCCAAGAACTGATATTGAGAATATCTACTATTGCTTGAGAGATTGTAAAAGTTTAAGCCACAAATCCATTTATAAAAGGAAATGAAGTTTCAAGCTAACTTCCAATAATACAACTAATTGTGGTTTAGTCTCTAAAATAAATCATGAACAGACGTTAAGCGAATAGTCTTCACACCAAACAGATATTTTGAACGAGTTCTTCTCAAACCGAATCAGAGTTTTGAGTTGGCTATCCTCCGAACAGAATCATAGTTTTCTACGGGATCAAACTGAGATTTTTACCGAACTGATCTCAAAAACCGAGTGAGATTTTACACCAGGTTGATCTCAGACCAATAAAAAATTTGACTGGGATGAGCTCAAGAGTCGTTGTGAAGATTTTTCATCGGTCAATCTTCACGAACCCAAAAGAGAGCTTTTCTTCAATGGTGGAGCTCACGAACCAAACCAACCGAGAGGAACCATGCGAaactaaaccaaatcaattagAAATCTAAATCACAAAGTAGAGAGAAGCAAACAAATGATATACATGACCAATACTAGAATCAACTTTAAGAGGATCAATCAAAGTCATATATGATTTAATTTCAACTTTTAAAGACACAAAGTGAGAGACGGCGTGCTGATAACAATTTAGTGACTaaacaaaatgatttttcttcTTCAAGAGAACCAATCGTCAAACTCAAAGCAAACACATTGTCAATGGAAATCAATAGTAGAAGCATATGTGAGGAGTTTAAAGAGAATCATAACAAACTCTAAATATCATATTAATAATAGAAATTACATAGTagtagaaaagaagaaaaaaactaagactttaataattaaatagatcttttatgaatttaaaaagtaaatttccTCTTATAACGAAGACTAAAGGaagtaatttataaaaataaaattataaatgaaaatataaaaatataaataatctaAGTGTGTGTTTGGAGAAATGAGAAAACACACTAACAAGCTATGGTGAAAGAGAAGCTACAAATAAAAAGACATATTCCTCATTCCTACGATAAGTGATttatttggaagaaaaaaaatggtgtcccaaaatgaatattcatttcaattttcaatatatttttttcaattttattttctaataaataaaaatttatcattTCTAATACATAATAAGAGAGTATTATAGTAAAAACTTTATTTCTcttacttttatatatttttcttaatataaAATGATGAGTTTAGCCACTTTATTGTGAGACGGGTGGGACGGACAGAGTATTATCTAACAAATCCAAGAGAATTTTCTCTAACCCAAATGGATTTGTTCTAATGGCCAAAGTTAAATAAAAGACTAACTTAATTGATATTAGTTAAATTGAAAGAGTATTttgctatttttaaattttttaaaaaccaGACTGATATATaacaaatttggagatgaacaagcCTATTCACTCTTAAAACAATGACCAAAAATTAAAGAATATATTTTGGCATCAAGCAGCATATTCAACTCCTAACCAGTCGTGTGATAATAAACAATTAATGATTTACTTATGATGTCAGCATAAAGTTAAGATCCACTTGTTTATTACCAATACTAGCAATTTACTGCTAGTTCTATCTTAAGTTAGATGCGAATTTCGTGAAAAACATCACATGACAACACGTTCCAAGGTACATCAACCGACAATAATGGTTAAAACTTTCccttcaattatttaatttttgtcaCTTCGTATAAAACTACTATGTTTTATCAGTTAAAAAACCTTGGAAAAATGAAACTCCAAAATCTCAAATTCTAATCTACCTCTTGACATGACATGTTGTTGACACTACACGACAAGATAGTGAGTCATCATTATGTCAAAAAAGATGTTCACTTCCTTGCTCAATCAAACAACTTAGTCAAATGTTTTCATTATATACATACATACACCTATGTAGGTTGAGGTTCACACTCTTACCCTTTACATCACAAAAATGAATGGTTATTCAAAGATTGGTAGTACTAGCCACAAATCAAGATCTATAGATTTTTCAGATTTTTTCTCATTTTCTCAGACACCAAAACCAACCAAGATTAGCAACACTcttgaaacaattaaacatgttGAAGAACCTAATGATAACGAGGATATCAAGAAGAGGGAAGTAGATGAAGGAGAGAGATTTGGAGTGATATTAGGTAGGAGCTGTTcagtttcttcttcttcatcttcttgtgctgCATCTGGGTTTCATGCAACAGTGAAGAGAGCATTTTCAATAAAAAGATCTTCTTCATCAGTTTCAGAGAGGTACTGTAGAATCCATGATCAGAACATGGTAACAGAAGCATCAGATGagttagtcatcatagatgatgcaatcaagaagaagaagaaacataaaGGAGGCAAGATCCTTAAAGTCTGTAAGCGTTTGTTTGGATTCTAGTAATACTAGTTCTGTAATAATAATTGTATTACTATTATTGTAATCTTGAATCATAATGAGATTTGAAAGTCAATTTATTAACTAACTGTTTCATTCCACTTTTTAAAAAAGTTGCTTATAATTGTTTTAGATATATGAGGGATATCACATGAGAatgagaatgtcatatttatatgagaatgtgagaatgaatctgaaccattggattttaaaataaatgatagagattatgagtgaatcttttttttctctctcctacatcatttattttaaatgtaggagagaaaaaaaattcatccataatctccaccatttattttaaaatcaaatgattcagattcattctcatattctcatataaatatgtcattctcatatgatacgccCTCTTAGTTATAGTATATTTTATGACGAGCTATTTATTATGGTCCTACAAAACTCGAAGGATTAGTCTCTGCTGTCGCATGCAGAGTATACCGGGTTTATACCAAAATGAAAAGTTGCTAAAAATAGTactaaaatgaaaagaaatatgaTTTTCCACAATAAATTACCTGTCCGTTTAATTTGGAGAGAAGTTATTAGAAATTGAATTGagaagaaaaaacaaagaaaatagaaGGAAGGTTATAACAGAAATATACTAATAATAAATAGGAAAAGGCGAAAGCAAAGAAATAGCATAACTAAATTTAATCAATTTCTATGATCTTTAGATATCTAATCTGTATCCTTTTCTTTCACCCCAAAATCACTCTCCATTTTTATACTTTTTAAccgcaaacaaaaacaaacaacaatacATGGAGAAAATGGAGGATGAATCTCCCAGGAATAAAGTCAAATTCCTCTGCAGTTATGGCGGGAAGGTTCTTCCCCGACCCTCCGATGGAGTCCTTAAGTATGTAGGCGGCGAGACTCGCGTCATTTGTATTCCTCGCGATGTAACTTTCGCAGGTATGATTATTCTATTCTATTAGAATGAcaaaagaaaatgtttttttttttatagttagaGATATTATAATGATAATGTGATAATGTAATAATGTAGTAATGTATGTAATCAGATATGATGAAGAAGGTGAGTGGCGTGGTTGATGGCGAGGTGGTGTTGAAGTACCAGGTGATTCCTGAAGAACTTGATACATTGGTGACTGTTAGAACAGAAGATGATCTGAAGCATATGATTACGGAACTTGATCGGCACGAGAGTGGTGGATCGCCATTGCTGCGCGCGTTTCTGTTTCCATTGAAGCCGTTGATAGTTGACAACCAGAGTCAAATGCAAATGCAACAAGTAGTATCGCATCCACCTCCTATTGAACCATATTTTTTAGAACAGCGTTACCTTGATGCCATCAATGGAATCGTACGCCAAAGCCCCGGCTCCAAATTTGCGGCTTTCTCTGCGTgttcttcaccaaaatcaacctCCCCGGAAGGATGTACACCCGGGGAATCGCCATTCCACCATCAAGGTATGCCGCAGTTACCGAAGGGTATGGTTTCGATGCAAAGAGTGAGAAGCTCTCCGAGTTTATCCAGCCTTACAAGCACCTACAATAATACGCAACCGTTACAGCAGCCGCCGCAACCGCATAATCATGGTATTAGTAGAAGTAGGAGTAGTCATTATCAACACCAGCACCACCCTCTTGTTGGACTTAAACCAATACAAGAAGTAGGGATGGGAATGGGGATGGGAAGAGTATCTCCATCTCAGATGAGTATGAACATGATGACAGATAATATGAGTAGTAGCAGTAGCAGCAGTAGGGGTATGAATTACTATTACACCAATGCAAATAGACCCCATAAAGCTTATCCATACCATGATGATTCAGTTGGTCATGTTGTGGTTGAAAGAGTTCAATCAGTCCCCCGGAGTCCCAGACCGTACTTAGGTGAATGACACTATTACTTCATTCCTCTCCCACTCTTTTCTCAATTACATTTTTTCATTCtttagtatatatatatgtacattaGAACTAAAGTGTGGTGAGCTCTTGTAAATCAGTAATTGTAAATAGTAATGTTTTACATTTTACATTTTACAAATTAATAGATTAGATTGTTGACTTCCATACTATCATTATTGGGTTCAAGAATTGGATGCTTATGTTGAGAATCTAAGCTACTTGATTCATTCCTGATTAACATGCAAACGATCATTCATGTTTTAGGAAGCAAAAGAGTAGTATCATTTCACCTGAAATATGCAGGGTTGTATCTTCTTAGGTTTAGGaaaatttatcttattttttcTCATATCAAATTACAACATTTTCAGTCTGTAAACTCCATCCACAATACCTTGTAATTCACAGACAAAATTTCCCAAAGATACAGAAACGTGTGCGTCAATGAGCAcctataataaacaaataaagtCTACTTATATTAAGAGAACAACCGCTCGCACTCAATTGACAAAAATCCCTAGAATTTAGAACAGGAGaagcataaaattaaaatattcctATTCAATAATCTCTATAACTCATTTAGAGTCGGTAAAATCAGCATCAATCACATCTCCGTCAGGCCCCTTGCCTGAAGATTCTGAAGGTCCAGACTCGCTACCAGGTGGTGTAGGTCCTGCTTGGCCTGCAGCTCCAGGTTGGTTATATAGAGACTGGCCAAGCTGCATGACTTCCTGGTTGAGGGCAGCCAAGGCATCTTTAATTGTTTGAGTTGAACCGCCGGTAATAGCTTCTTTAAGTTCTACAAGTTTAGCTTCCACCTTTTCTTTAACAGGGGCAGGAACCTTCTCTCCTAGCTCTTTCAATTGCTTCTCAGTCTGGTAGACAACAGAGTCGGCCTGGTTCTTGGTGTCTATTGCATCCCTCTTTTCTTTGTCTTCTTTTGAAAATCTCTCTGCTTCGCTGACCATTCTCTCAACCTGCAAATCATTCAAGAGATAAGCATCAGAACAGTTATCCATTATAATCATATAAGGAGGAGTCATTCACAAAATCATCCAGTAATGGTAACAGAAGATACCTCATCACCAGGCAAAGTGCTGGCACCGGTAATGGTGATATCTTGTTTCTTCCCTGTGCCCTTGTCTATGGCAGCAACCGATAGGATACCATTTGCATCAATGTCAAATTTCACCTCAATTTGAGGAACCCCACGAGGAGCGGGAGGGATACCGTCTAAGCGGAAGCTACCAAGAGATTTATTATCCCTAACAAATTCTCTCTCACCCTGAAGGACATTGATTTCTACACTTGTCTGCCCATCAGCAGCAGTAGAGAAAACCTCTGATTTTGAGGTGGGAAGAGTAGTGTTTCTTGGAATAATCTTGGTCATCACACCACCAAGAGTTTCCAAACCCAATGACAGTGGAGAAACATCCAATAGCACAATGTCACTGACATCTCCAGCCAAAACACCAGCCTAAAATCAACCAAAATTAAACATGAGGGTagtgataaaaataataatcaacaattacaaAATAATACCAAACAAATATTTCAATAGCATTTCAATCAAACAAATGTTGTTTCCCACTTTACAGCTTAATTTAAATTGGAAAAACTGCAACATTGGACTATGAAAAAGGCTAGTCCTACCTGAACAGCAGCACCAAGGGCAACCACTTCATCTGGATTAACAGTCACATTTGGGTCCTTTCCAATCAGCTTCTTAACAAGCTCCTGAACAGCAGGAATACGTGTTGATCCACCAACAAGAATCACCTCATCAATATCCTTAATCGAGAGCTTTGCATCCCTCAATGAATTTTCAACTGGTGTCCTAAGTCTGAAACACAATTCATACAAATATTACTATATATGAATAGTTTAAGCTAGAATATCTGTTTGTTACAATCAAGCTCAGGGACAGGGTATTTCAAATTAAAGGGTGAAAATAGATTCAGTAAGTTATTGTTACCTGTCAAGAAGATCTGAACATAATTCTTCAAATTTAGCCCTGGTAAGCGTAGTCTCAATATGTTTGGGGCCATCTGCTGTGGCAGTTATGAATGGCAAACTGAAAACACAAATACCAATAGCTCAGTAATTCGCATAAATGTTACAAAGCACACTCGAAAACTACAAGAACTGGGTACAAATTGCTCCTTGACAAAGCAAATACCTGATGTTTGTTTGACTCAATGATGAAAGCTCCATTTTAGCCTTCTCAGCTGTCTCGGTAAGACGCTGAAGAGCTTGTTTGTCTTTCAAAAGGTCAATACCTTCATCTCTCTTGAAGTCACCAGCCAGCCAATCAACAACTCTCTATAACCACAACATGATAATAAAGAACAATCAGCAAACATATAAGGATGTACATCACCCGTTAACCAACTTATAACAATGAATAATCCAAAAAGTAAGTAAGAACAAGTCCAACCTTATCAAAATCATCACCACCCAAGTGTGTATCACCAGAAGTAGACAGCACCTCAAACACTCCGTCACCAACCTCAAGCActgaaacaaaatcaaacaccaATAAACACACATATCCCAAACCCTATCAAATCAAAAACTCTATGAAAGAGAATCTTCCAATTACCTGAAACATCAAAAGTACCACCTCCAAGGTCAAACACCAAAATAGTCTCATTGTTTTTCCTTTCAAAACCATAAGCCAACGACGCAGCAGTTGGTTCATTGATAATTCTAAGAACTTCAAGACCAGCAATCCTCCCAGCATCCTTCGTAGCAGTCCTTTGTGAATCATTGAAGTACGCCGGCACCGTAACCACAGCCTTTGTTACTTTATCATTCAAAAACTTCGAAGCATCATCCACAAGCTTCCTCAAAACCTATATAAACATTTCAATTATCATCAAATACATAATCACATAACTAACATATGATAAACAATTCATGGAATAACAGTTTGAAGCTAGAATTGAAAGCTACCTGAGCAGAAATTTCTTCGGCTGCGAAAGATTTACCGATGGCAGGACAATCGAGCTTAACGTTACCGTTATCGTCTCTGATAACTCTGTAAGAGACCTGCTTTGACTCTTCGT from Vicia villosa cultivar HV-30 ecotype Madison, WI unplaced genomic scaffold, Vvil1.0 ctg.002996F_1_1, whole genome shotgun sequence encodes the following:
- the LOC131640197 gene encoding uncharacterized protein LOC131640197 encodes the protein MNGYSKIGSTSHKSRSIDFSDFFSFSQTPKPTKISNTLETIKHVEEPNDNEDIKKREVDEGERFGVILGRSCSVSSSSSSCAASGFHATVKRAFSIKRSSSSVSERYCRIHDQNMVTEASDELVIIDDAIKKKKKHKGGKILKVCKRLFGF
- the LOC131640195 gene encoding stromal 70 kDa heat shock-related protein, chloroplastic, giving the protein MASSAQIHGLGTASFSSLKKPSSVSGNSKTLFFGNRLNSNFSPFTRAAFPKLSSKTFKKGFTLRVVNEKVVGIDLGTTNSAVAAMEGGKPTIITNAEGQRTTPSVVAYTKNGDRLVGQIAKRQAVVNPENTFFSVKRFIGRKMSEVDEESKQVSYRVIRDDNGNVKLDCPAIGKSFAAEEISAQVLRKLVDDASKFLNDKVTKAVVTVPAYFNDSQRTATKDAGRIAGLEVLRIINEPTAASLAYGFERKNNETILVFDLGGGTFDVSVLEVGDGVFEVLSTSGDTHLGGDDFDKRVVDWLAGDFKRDEGIDLLKDKQALQRLTETAEKAKMELSSLSQTNISLPFITATADGPKHIETTLTRAKFEELCSDLLDRLRTPVENSLRDAKLSIKDIDEVILVGGSTRIPAVQELVKKLIGKDPNVTVNPDEVVALGAAVQAGVLAGDVSDIVLLDVSPLSLGLETLGGVMTKIIPRNTTLPTSKSEVFSTAADGQTSVEINVLQGEREFVRDNKSLGSFRLDGIPPAPRGVPQIEVKFDIDANGILSVAAIDKGTGKKQDITITGASTLPGDEVERMVSEAERFSKEDKEKRDAIDTKNQADSVVYQTEKQLKELGEKVPAPVKEKVEAKLVELKEAITGGSTQTIKDALAALNQEVMQLGQSLYNQPGAAGQAGPTPPGSESGPSESSGKGPDGDVIDADFTDSK
- the LOC131640196 gene encoding uncharacterized protein LOC131640196 encodes the protein MEKMEDESPRNKVKFLCSYGGKVLPRPSDGVLKYVGGETRVICIPRDVTFADMMKKVSGVVDGEVVLKYQVIPEELDTLVTVRTEDDLKHMITELDRHESGGSPLLRAFLFPLKPLIVDNQSQMQMQQVVSHPPPIEPYFLEQRYLDAINGIVRQSPGSKFAAFSACSSPKSTSPEGCTPGESPFHHQGMPQLPKGMVSMQRVRSSPSLSSLTSTYNNTQPLQQPPQPHNHGISRSRSSHYQHQHHPLVGLKPIQEVGMGMGMGRVSPSQMSMNMMTDNMSSSSSSSRGMNYYYTNANRPHKAYPYHDDSVGHVVVERVQSVPRSPRPYLGE